A genomic window from Blastococcus saxobsidens DD2 includes:
- a CDS encoding DUF881 domain-containing protein, giving the protein MTGRRPAGGVRSLGASLLDDVLAETLDPAYAQAAAARDARGEPPRRRRGRVLIALTMAVAGLLAAVTYDQAADRAQGRQEIRAALVRDIQQASSVSDELVDQLAEFRTEVSRTSDELLDATVVGQRARDALARAEQGTAAVAVTGPGLLVTLANAEAEADDDLVGGGSAVVDPLGRVQDGDLQRVVNALWAAGAEAISINGQRLGPTSAIRFAGEAVLVNFRPVTDPYEISAVGDPDELANAFLLNPQVQALAEDSLNFGLRFDFAKEDELSLPAASPPELRSAEPVGPRAATGADPTPGG; this is encoded by the coding sequence GTGACCGGCCGACGACCCGCGGGCGGCGTGCGGTCGCTGGGCGCCTCGCTGCTCGACGACGTCCTCGCCGAGACGCTGGACCCGGCGTACGCCCAGGCGGCCGCCGCGCGGGACGCCCGCGGGGAACCGCCGCGCCGCCGGCGCGGGCGGGTGCTGATCGCCTTGACGATGGCCGTGGCCGGCCTGCTCGCCGCGGTCACGTACGACCAGGCCGCCGACCGGGCGCAGGGCCGGCAGGAGATCCGCGCCGCCTTGGTGCGCGACATCCAGCAGGCGTCGTCGGTCAGCGACGAACTGGTCGACCAGCTCGCCGAGTTCCGGACCGAGGTGAGCCGGACCAGCGACGAGCTGCTCGACGCCACCGTGGTGGGGCAGCGGGCACGGGACGCCCTGGCACGGGCCGAGCAGGGCACCGCGGCCGTCGCCGTCACCGGCCCCGGGCTGCTCGTCACCCTGGCCAATGCCGAGGCGGAGGCCGACGACGACCTCGTGGGCGGCGGTTCGGCGGTGGTCGACCCCCTCGGCCGGGTCCAGGACGGGGACCTGCAGCGGGTGGTCAACGCCCTCTGGGCCGCCGGCGCGGAGGCGATCAGCATCAACGGCCAGCGGCTGGGGCCCACCAGCGCCATCCGCTTCGCCGGAGAGGCGGTCCTGGTCAACTTCCGGCCGGTCACCGACCCGTACGAGATCAGTGCCGTCGGCGACCCGGACGAGCTCGCCAACGCCTTCCTCCTCAACCCGCAGGTCCAGGCCCTGGCCGAGGACTCGCTCAACTTCGGGCTCCGTTTCGACTTCGCCAAGGAGGACGAGCTGTCCCTGCCCGCCGCCAGCCCGCCCGAGCTCCGCTCCGCCGAACCGGTCGGTCCCCGCGCGGCCACCGGTGCCGACCCCACCCCCGGAGGCTGA
- a CDS encoding small basic family protein has protein sequence MIPILGLAAGVLLGLLFDPTVPLWLQPYLPIAVVAALDAVFGGFRARLDGIFDAKVFVISFVSNVVVAALIVFLGDQLGVGAQLSTAVVVVLGIRIFGNAAAIRRHVFRA, from the coding sequence GTGATCCCCATCCTCGGACTGGCGGCAGGCGTCCTCCTGGGGCTGCTGTTCGACCCCACGGTCCCGCTCTGGCTGCAGCCCTACCTGCCGATCGCCGTGGTCGCCGCGCTGGACGCGGTGTTCGGCGGCTTCCGCGCCCGGCTCGACGGCATCTTCGACGCCAAGGTCTTCGTCATCTCGTTCGTCTCCAACGTCGTGGTCGCCGCGCTCATCGTCTTCCTCGGCGACCAGCTCGGGGTCGGCGCCCAGCTGTCGACGGCGGTCGTCGTCGTGCTCGGCATCCGCATCTTCGGCAACGCCGCGGCCATCCGGCGGCACGTCTTCCGGGCATGA
- a CDS encoding DUF881 domain-containing protein gives MTDAERSDAPAPADDAVGGAPPGEPPATATVRRRGRDPLAAALIGVLTLLLGFALAVQVRNADEAQMLAGAREEDLVRILDELDSREDRLRSQLADQRAALRELTGSDSRTATALQEARRRAETLGILGGTLPAQGPGLTLIVRDPSDEVGVSDIIDIVQELRGAGAETMQIDGVRIGLSSAVTGRPGALRVDGTPLRAPYEFVVLGEPQNMETAMFIPGGIVQSIERVGGTVEITQSPALVVDALRPLDRPQYAAPDTGD, from the coding sequence ATGACCGACGCCGAGCGGTCCGACGCCCCGGCGCCTGCCGACGATGCGGTCGGCGGGGCTCCTCCCGGGGAGCCGCCGGCCACCGCGACGGTGCGGCGGCGGGGCCGTGACCCGCTGGCCGCTGCGCTGATCGGCGTCCTGACCCTGCTGCTGGGTTTCGCGCTCGCCGTCCAGGTCCGCAACGCGGACGAGGCGCAGATGCTCGCCGGTGCACGGGAGGAGGACCTCGTGCGCATCCTCGACGAGCTCGACAGCCGGGAGGACCGGCTGCGGTCCCAGCTGGCCGACCAGCGGGCGGCCCTGCGGGAGCTGACCGGCTCCGACAGCCGGACGGCCACGGCCCTGCAGGAGGCGCGCCGCCGGGCCGAGACCCTGGGGATCCTGGGCGGCACGCTGCCGGCGCAGGGACCCGGACTGACCCTCATTGTCCGGGACCCCTCGGACGAGGTCGGGGTCTCCGACATCATCGACATCGTCCAGGAACTGCGTGGCGCCGGCGCCGAGACGATGCAGATCGACGGCGTCCGCATCGGGCTGTCCAGCGCCGTCACGGGGCGGCCCGGTGCGCTCCGGGTCGACGGCACACCGCTGCGGGCGCCCTACGAGTTCGTCGTCCTGGGGGAGCCGCAGAACATGGAGACGGCCATGTTCATCCCCGGCGGCATCGTCCAGAGCATCGAGCGGGTGGGCGGCACCGTGGAGATCACCCAGTCGCCCGCGCTGGTCGTGGACGCGTTGCGGCCGCTTGACCGCCCTCAATACGCTGCGCCCGACACCGGCGACTGA
- the gcvH gene encoding glycine cleavage system protein GcvH — translation MATPDDRRYTDQHEWALVQGTDGTSPVVRVGITDHAQDALGDIVFVQLPEVGAEVAPGTAIGEVESTKSVSDIYAPVKGVVAAVNERLTDAPETINADPYGAGWLVDIAVPVEVGDPIGLLLDAAAYQALIEGS, via the coding sequence ATGGCAACACCGGACGACCGCCGCTACACCGACCAGCACGAGTGGGCGCTGGTGCAGGGCACCGACGGCACGTCGCCCGTCGTCCGGGTCGGGATCACCGACCACGCCCAGGACGCGCTGGGCGACATCGTCTTCGTCCAGCTGCCCGAGGTGGGTGCGGAGGTGGCCCCCGGGACGGCCATCGGCGAGGTCGAGTCGACGAAGTCCGTCTCCGACATCTATGCCCCCGTGAAGGGCGTGGTCGCGGCGGTGAACGAGCGGCTCACCGACGCGCCGGAGACCATCAACGCCGATCCGTACGGCGCGGGCTGGCTGGTCGACATCGCGGTCCCGGTGGAGGTCGGCGACCCGATCGGCCTGCTGCTCGACGCGGCCGCCTACCAGGCGCTGATCGAGGGCTCGTAG
- a CDS encoding FHA domain-containing protein translates to MHCTRCGHENPEGSRFCAQCGAALAPERIGEATSVIPKVGGEDSGDQPEVTDGADAHAGAVESLPAGSALLVVKRGPNAGSRFLLDQDVTTAGRHPDSDIFLDDVTVSRRHVEFHREGGGFSVHDVGSLNGTYVNREPVDVATLAGGDEVQIGKFRLVYLTGPRTGEPAAR, encoded by the coding sequence GTGCACTGCACTCGATGTGGCCACGAGAACCCCGAGGGCAGTCGCTTCTGCGCGCAGTGCGGTGCGGCGCTCGCCCCCGAGCGGATCGGCGAGGCGACCAGCGTGATCCCCAAGGTCGGTGGCGAGGACTCCGGCGACCAGCCGGAGGTCACCGACGGCGCGGATGCACACGCCGGCGCCGTCGAGTCGCTGCCGGCGGGTTCGGCGCTCCTGGTGGTCAAGCGCGGCCCCAACGCGGGCAGCCGCTTCCTGCTCGACCAGGACGTCACGACGGCCGGCCGGCACCCCGACAGCGACATCTTCCTCGACGACGTGACGGTCAGCCGCCGGCACGTCGAGTTCCACCGCGAGGGCGGCGGTTTCTCGGTGCACGACGTCGGCAGCCTGAACGGCACCTACGTCAACCGTGAGCCCGTCGACGTCGCCACCCTGGCCGGTGGGGACGAGGTGCAGATCGGCAAGTTCCGGCTCGTGTACCTGACCGGCCCGCGCACGGGCGAGCCGGCCGCTCGCTAG